cttgggattctctctctccctctctatgcccctccctcactcacgctcgtgctctctcaaaataaataaataaacattaaaaaaatactgacaataccaagtgctggcaaagatgtgaagcAACTGGAATTCTTATACATTgctggtaaaaatgaaaaatgattcaactattctggaaaacaatttggcagatTCTTAAAACGTTAAGCATACAGTTACCAAAAGACCCAGAAATCCAATATTTattctagagaaatgaaaacatatgtgcacacaaaaaCCTGTGTATGAATATTAAAGTGGCTTTACTTGTAATTgccaaaactggaaataatccaaatgattttcaacaggagaatggataaataagctaTGGTACATCTATACCATGGAATACCacccagcaataaaaaaggaaagaactgacAACTTGTCtgaatctccagggaattatgATGAGTAAAAATTTcctccgacttaggctcaggtcatgatctcacagtttgtgggttcaagccccgcatcagactctgtgcggacagctcggagcctggagcctgcttcatattctgtgtcttctctctctgcccctccactactcactcttactctctctctctttctctcaaaaataaacatttaaaattttttaaaaattttctaagtgaaagaaaaacattggTTGGCTGTGAGCACCTGTAGGACTTTGTCTCTTGGCTAAATGAGAATCCAAAGTCTGACCAATAAAATTACTTCAGAAAAATGATCTCAAGaaaagcaagttccctgacataTTTCATTCCCAAAGGATACTCTGACACCATGTCTCCAGCTCAGTGAGAAATGCTGTAAGAAATATCTgcaggaggggagcctgggtggctcagtcggtcaagcatccaacttcagctcaggtcatgatctcactgcttatgggtgtgagtcctgtgtcaggctctgtgctgacagctcggagcctggagcctgcttcagattctgtctctgtctctctgcccctcccctgctcccacactctctctctctctaatagaaataaaaaataaacattaaaaaatttaaaaaaaaagaaatatctgtagGAAACCAGCGACTGCATTTATCACTAGGCTGTGGTTGAAGACAATTCCACCAACCACATAAAGACTCAAAAAAGAAATGCCTTGGAAGGCAAACACAGGAAACCTTTACTTCCCTGAGAACTCAGTGCACTCTCTCCTGAGGAGTAAGGTGAACCAGGTTCCTGGTTACGTTTCCCTCTGGCTGCCAGAAGCTCAAAGAGAAATCTGTAAGTCAATGTTAGTATCTGTCACACCCTAATGTCTACATTCTAACTTGGCCTTGCTGTCTCTCATTTTCCCTGATCCTAATgcttatttacaaataatttcctattttaGGTCAGAGATTCCTAAGTATCTCATCACGtccatggtaaaaaaaaaaaaaaaaaaaaaaaaaaaaggaagaaacagcatACTTACCTGGGGTTTGgccattttctgcttttcttgggAAAAGGCAGAGATGTGTGAAAGCCGAGCTGGAAGAATGGAAAAGTGTACAGCATATGAGAGAACCCATAAGGTTTATATGCCCAGAATTATCTGCCTAGAAATTCCCCTCACACTAGCGGGGCATGAGGCCATTCTGTGGAAGTTTGGGCAACCATGTAGTTTTCAACAACCACCTGTGTATTCTTGACTCTCTTCCTCACATGAGCATCTAAcacaaaagggttttttttctatatatacttgTGTACTGACCCAGAAATTGTAATTCTAGGCATTCTAcctaatgaaataatgtattctAATGCATCACAACTTCTCTGTAAGTACCTTCACCTCAGCACTGACTTTCTGAATGCCGAAGTTAATCCTGTGACTCATAATAAGCGATTAGTAAGGAAATACAAGGAGTGAAATGTTACAGACCTATTAAAAATGTTGTATGGAACTGGATGCTTTAGTATTTGTATATTTCTCTGTACGTATATctaaattaagttttttaaatgttagagaataaatttttaaGCTGAATCACAGTAAACTTCTAAATGAAAATAAGGTAGGTTATAAAATTGCAGGAACCCATTTCAAActgttaaaagtttaaaaacgCACACCCCGAATACCCACTAAAAACTTGCTAAGAATGGACCGGACATTTAAATGCAGGGGGATAAAAATcaattccttttgattttcttttcttctatttttaattaatctgtAATTCAAATGTGTTAGTATTTATCATACACCAagtaaaatgaacttttaaaaactatcatcCCCATAACGTTTTAAGCCCCAGGATCCCCCCAAACCCCGCGGCACCAGGCCTcgcccaccccaaccccccagcccCGAAGTGAGTCCACTCAGgtacctctctcttccttctcctcctcacctcACTGGGGCCGGCTTGCCCAGGAGCCAGAAGGAAGCCTTCGGGTGCAGATTCACTTCGGCTGGAGCATTCACACCAGGACCCTACgctggggtgtgggagaggggagaggggagaggaaaaggtggGGCGCGCCTAAGGAGGCGCCTGATGAGGAGTGCGTAAGAACCCTTAGCGCAAATCACTGTGCCGGAAAACGTGTAAAAGTCAACGTTTAATAAGCCCCATTCAACCCTGACTAGTCCCGTAACTTTGTCCACCATCATGCCCCAGAGACCTTCATTCAGTCTCCCATCACCCCACAACTCCCCGCATCAATGATCCTCCCAAATCCCCCTTCCTTCGTTCCTCCAGAACTCCCCATCACTTGGCCCATCACCCCTAGCACTCGCCCTCtcaacccatcccccctcctctttctcaccctctcgaCAATAGATTTTCTGCTCACTGCAGAGGAGACCATTACAAGAACTGGCCCTGAGCAACACTTCCGCTTCGGGACCGACTCGGGCTCCGCAGCTTACAGGGCTGCAGCAGGCTGGTGTGCGCACGCTCAGCGGGGTCTTCGAGCCCGCGTCAGCCAATAGTTACCACCAGGCCCCCTCCCGCCGGCGGGACGCGAAAGAGATGGGGCTGGGGCGCGTGCGCCTGCGTCTGCGCCTGCGCCTCGCCTGCGCCTGAGCCTGCGCCTGCGCGGAGAGAAGATGGCTGCGCCCGCGCGGCTACTTTGAGGTGGCCGTGCCCACCGTGTCTCTTCACCTCGCTGGCTGCCATCACCTATGGAGCAGGTGTTTATTTTGTTCTGCAGAGGCTGTCATTCCTGAGATTTCAAAAACCATTTTCCTTATGGCGGGGAGGGGAATTGCCTAATTAAGAAAAATTCTGGCAGGCAGGAATTTGGTGTCTTGAACCCAAAGGGCAGCATCAGGTTTACAGGTGTAATTGAACAGTTAGACGGGATGCGTGGCAGCATTGCCCAGCGTGCACAAAGGCTGGGAGGTAAGGAAAGGTCACACTGGCTCCATCCAGTGGCTAGAGCTGGGGGTTTGAAGGACAGTATACAAACaaactaaagataaataaacggCCACCTAGAACACACCCACCCCGGGGTATAAGGAATGTGTTAAGTAGTGACTGACGAAAGGATGCTTTCTTTGGATGGGCAGGATCGAACTCCTTTCGTTGGAGGTGACAGATACGCTGACCAAAAGGAGCCGGCCACACGAATAGCTGAAGCAAAGAGCTTTCTGGTGGAGGGCACGGCAGTTCCAAAAGCCCGGAAGTGAAACCTAAATTGGTGTGTTAGAGGAACGGAAACCGTGGCAGCTTGTTGGGAGTGTAGGAGGTGTGAgggtgggagaggtgggtggggccagATGCTGTAGGGCCTCCTCTGGCAGGAACAGAGCTCGTGCTTCATTCTAGACATAATGGGAAGCCATAAGaagggaaagatttttaaaagaccccTCAGAAGTAATCAAGAATTCTTGTTGATCGTGAGTCTTGCACCACTAGAACATGAGCTTCACAGGGATTTGCTTAAGCACCTCCTGAATGACACATAGTATTCTAGACGTTGGCAAGGGAAGAAGACAGAACTAAccaaacaaacatttatggagaCAGTCTGGTTTCAAACACCCACCTACCAGCTTTGTAACCTAGGGCAGAACTCCTCTGtgctgtttccttatctataaaatggggacaatgacaAATGAATTGATACTTATCAAGGGTTTAGAACAagacttggcacatagtaagtactgcatgttttattattatttaaataaaaatagaaatgtatatgCATAAAGGTTTTTTtagtaagaaggaaaaaatggggcacctgggtggctcagttggttaagcctccgacttcagctcaggtcatgatctcacagtccatgggttcgagccccatgtcgggctctgtgttgacggctcggagcctggagcttgcttcggattctgtgtctccctctctgcccctcccctgctcatgccctgtctctgtctcaaaaataaataaaaacataaaaaaaataagaaggaaaaaattaaaagataatctACAGGCTACTTTGGAGAACAGGCCACAGAGGGCAAGggcaaaagcaggaaaaatactGTGGCTCCTGCCAACAAGCCCAGCAAGTGATAATGGGACTCAGACCTAGCTCAGTATCTCCTGAGTGCCACACACCGTGTGAAGCATATGACATGACCTGCCTCAGACAGTCCCCACCATCTGTGAACAGTCCCATGGCCCCCACTTatcagacgaggaaactgagtcccagagagactcagtaacttgcccaaggtcacagagtttcCCAGGGTTGGATTCTTAACTTCTAcccaataatattttttcttttgtttattcaatATCCCCCAGAACTTTTGGAAAGTATCTGAGGGTCCTCATCCCAGAACCATTAAAACTAACCAAGGAACATTTTTACCAGAAATATAGGTGGAGCAGaatgcttgggtggttcagtaagttaagtatctgactcttgattttggctcaagtcatgatctcaccggtttgtgagtttgaaccctgcatcaggctctgtgctgatggtgcggagcctgcttgggattctctctctctctctctctctctctctctctctgtctctctctctctctctctcaataaaataaacttaaaaaaatgtagggggggagggtgcctgggtggctcagtcagttgagcatctgactcttgatttcagctcgggtcattatctctcagttcgtgagatggagcccccagtcaggctctgccctgacagcacagagcctgcttgagattctctccctctctgctcctccctccatctcaaaataaataaataagcattaaaaaaaaggaaatatggatGGAGCTCCCTagcagacaaagagaaaaaacagaggagTAACTCCTATCTCTTGCTCCCTGAAGGATCAGCACTTATCAGGTACAAACATGTCAGCTCTCTAAATGCATTAGAAGGTGGGAAGTTGGAAGGGTTGGACCTGTAGGTCCCATCCCACCCCAACCTAGCCTCTTCCATCTTAGAAGCCCCATTCCCCACCACcttgtacacacacacccctgtgttTAGGGAGAATCCTTTGGGTTGGTGGGTATTGGGGTACAGTGATTGCCAGCTCCAGAAATGTCCTTAAGGCAGTGATACAGCCCCTCAAAACTGTTTCAGAGTTCATAGTGCACATCCATAAGCTATGTGAGACCAGCTTTTCTGCACTGAAGAACTCAGACTCCCACTCTTTCCTGAGCATCCTCTGCCATCAGTCCCTGCAGATGCAACCTCCTCATACAGTGGTCTAAGCAGCAGGTAGCTAGGTAAAAGGGTGTGGAAAGCTAACAGGAACTGGTCCCACCACAGAGTCTGTACAATGTGATGCTCCCACCCACAGGCCCCCCACCTCACCAGTTAGACATCATTACAATTGCTCTCAATACACATTttatcaaggggtgcctggttggctcagttggtagcatgtgactcttggtcccagggtcatgagttcaagccccacattgggtgtagggcttacctttaaaaaaaacatttcatcggggcacctgggtggctcagtcggttgaacatccgacttcagctcaggtcatgatctcactgtttgtgagttcgagccccgcatggggatctgtgctgacagcgcagagcctggagcctacttcagattctgtgtctccctctctctgccccttccccgctcatgctctgtctctctttgtctctcaaaaatgaataaacgtttaaaaaaataaaaaaaatttcatcaaaACTATGGAAGTGTGGCTAATTGTGAGCAATCATTTTGGACCATAAGGTGGCAAATGAGTTTGTCAGAGAAACAGCACAGGAGCCAGTTTTCTGGTGATCTTGAAGCTGCCATGCTAGCTCTGAACTACCTGAGGGGAAGAGGAATCCCCTTCCATCCTTTTGAAGCCACTGGTATTTGTAGTATATACCATCACTGGTAATATGAATCCTGAACAATAGATCAGTCTTTTCTGTCTTGGCCAATCTGAGTGTCATTAAATAGGAGACCTATGGGactggttggggtgggggtggataatGGTGAATGAAGGACAAATTGGGAGTGAATGGTAGCAAGGAGAGGCAAAGGGTGATGGGAGGGAAGTGAACGAGTAGAGTGGAGTGAAAAGTGGGCAGCGTGGAGCAGCATGAGGAAATGACTATGCATTAGATTTTGAATTAATTTGAGATTATGGATGAGACTGAGTAAATGATGGGAAAATGAGGCATGGTCTAAAGTGACAGAAAGTGTAAGTGGAAGCAGACTGAGTGACTGCAGCAATTCAAGGCAGTGAATGTGAATGGAGTTGATAAAGCAGTAGAGTGCAAGTTGTTTTGAGTACTAAGGATCAAAGTGTGAATAAATGATGGTTTATGGAGCACGTAAGAGTGAGAGAGGTGGATTCAGGAGGAGAGTGGGAGTGAATGGAGGTAACGTGAGGCATAGAAGGAAGAATGGAGAGCACGAGGGACAGAATAAGAGGGACTGAAGATGTATATGTGGTAGAATGTGAATATATGAATCAGGTAGATTTGAGTGGTGACACtatgagggagaaggagaatggcTAGAGGTGAAAGAGGGGCAGACTTGGACTAGATAGGGGTGATTTGGGGCTCCAGGAATGTCCAGGGTTCCCAGTTTCAATCAGCTCAGGTGAATGAGCTGATGCATGTGCATGAATGGAGCTAATGttgggcagaatgagagggaatAGAAGCAAAAAGCAGAAGGTGAGTAACTGTGGTTATTATAAGCCAAAGAGAAAGATGAGGGTCACATGGCCCCAAGTGAATGAAGTCGGGGGGCGATGGATGAATGGGGCCCAGTATTAGCAAAAAGTGGTGAATTCAAAGGCAGAGTGTGACTGAATGAAGGTACTATGGGGCAGAATGGAAACAActagccatgaaatcatgagccAAACAGGAGTGATAAGTGGGAATGGGGTTACATTGGAAATGAGTTTAAATGAATGAGAGGCAGAGTAAGAGTCAATGGAgtcaatgaagagaaaatgaggaatgGGGGTGACCAAGCACAGAATGAGTATATATGGGTAATTTGAGCTAGTGTTTGGGAGTATTACAGGGCAGAGTTCCAGGAAATGGGGGTAACAAGGGAATAGTATTTGAGAGAAGAGAggtgaagaaggggcagagagtgaatgagagaaagaatgaggccCAGAGTCAATTAACAAAGCTGAAGGATGGGCCATGTGAGAATGAATGGGTGTCATTTCATGCACTGTGAAGAAGTGgaggagaaagtagaaaatgagaGCCTGAGAGTGAATTGAGGTGAAGGAATATGATGTGAGAGAACTGAGGTAATATAAGGAGAAGGTTAAGAAATTGTGATAATATGAGGCATAGTGTGAATGAATGTAAGTGGATGAGAGACAGTATAAGTGAATGGGGCAATAAAAGAACAAGAATGGAGGTGGAAAATTAGTAgagtgtgcatatatatgtaatgtgtcATGTGTAATACATAATGCAGGGCAGAGTGTGATTGAATGGGGGTAATGTGGGACAGATTCCAGTAAATTAGGATGGAACAATGCATAAAAGTAAAGGAGGAGCCAAGAATGGGTAAATGGAGGTAATGAGGGTCAGAAGATGAGGGCATGGTGGCCATATTGCGCACAGCATGAGAAATCGAGGTGGTAGTAGACACGATGTAGTGAACAGAGCTGACTGTTGAGCAGAGTAGGAGGAATGGAGGCGATGAGGGGCAGAGTGAGTGGATATGGAGGTAATCAAGTGGTACAGCATGATTAATGACAGCAGAGTGTAACAGTGTTAAGGAATGTGGGGGGATGTAGGCTGATAGTGAGGCCCAGTGCCTGAGTCCTATCTGTCCTTTGTGTCACCAGTTCCTCTCTTCCTGCGTCTCTTTGTGACATCTCAGGGTTTCTCCCTGTTTTTGTCTCCTCCCATCTTTATGCATATATCagtatctttctcttttcttgtgtgtATGTCTCTAACAGAAATGGCACTGGGAAAGGCGGTGAGGTGTCTAACCCTCTGGCTTCTCTGTTCCAGAATCTATTGCATAGCCATTTGCTCATACAGCCCAGAGTTCCAGAATGCCCTTATTTCTGGACATAGCAGGGTGAGTCTGGAGCAAAGAGTTGGCCAGGAGGGCCCGTGGGTGTTATAATGAAGGGCTTTGTTACTGTGAAGGTCACCTTAGCCATGCTTATGGCTGCTATTGTGGATGCCAAGATCTATGAACGCTGTGAACTGGCACTGAAGCTGGAGAGGGCAGGCCTCAACAGCTTCAAGGGCTACACCGTTGGAGACTGTGAGACCCCAACTGCCCCAAGTCCCACCTACACCCCGAGCTGCCCACCACATTCAGACCCAGTCCCCCCTTTGTCATTTATCACCTCCCCAGCCCAGGGCATGATCCTCTCGGTCACCCCATGACTGACTGTGATGGCTGGTTTAACTTACTCTAATGTCATTACTATCATTGCCTTCACAACAATCATCCTCATCTCCACCATCAATACCATCACTACCATCAAAGTCATCACACATACTATCACCACTGCCATCACTGATATCTCACCAGAATCACCAACATCAAAACCACCACACCAAACCAAGATCCTCACTCCCACAACTGAGATGACAATGatccctgtcccctctccctcattCTACCATCCCCTATTTCCAGGACCCATGCCTACCTGATACCTATTCCTTATTTGACCCAGGGCTGTGCATGGCACACTATGAGAGTGGTTTTGACACTTCCTTCGTGGACCACAATCCTGACGGCAGCAGTGAATACGGCATTTTCCAGCTGAACTCTGCCTGGTGGTGTGACAATGGGATTACACCCACCCAGAACCTCTGTCACATGGATTGTCGTGGTAAGGCAGCACTGGGGACACCCTGAAGCCCTGCCTGCCCCACTGCCCAACACACCAGAATGCAAGGCTGTTAAACCATGATCTCTAGTAACAAGCAGAAAAATGACAGGGAAAGGAGCAGAGTTGCCTGGGCTGTTAAGAGACACCATCCTGTATCCTTACCAACTACATTTAGATGTTGTCCAGGTCAGGAGGGCTCAGAACTCCTATACCTCACCCAGAATGGAGGCTGCAGTTTTCTGTGACTCAGGAGATAGGAAACATAGCTCCATGCAGAATGGAGGGGGAGATGTTCCTGATTTGTGGATGAGGTTGTTCAGGCCCTGGGGGAAGAAGCAAATATCTGGCTGTAGGAACATAAATAAGTTACCTTCATGCAGAAAGGAGAGAACTTTCCAGACAAGAGTGTGGTGTTATTGAGGACAAAATTTAATAGCAATGGTTGTTCAGGGTTGGCCAAATTGGTGCTTGAGGTCATCCAAGACAGTCCAAAATGGAGACTGAGGTTAAGGTTACTGAGGGCCAGACCAAATGGAGGTTGAGGCAGCCCAAGTCCTGCTACAGTAACAGGTGAGGTAACCCCAACAGGATTGGCCAGCTTGAAGGTTGAGGTTGTCTAACACCGGCCACCATAGAGGTTGACGTTATCTAGGACAGGGTAACATGAATAGTACGGCTTTTCAAGACTAGCTAAAATAAAGGTTAAGGTTCACTTTGAGTCAACATGGAAGTTGAAGTAGTCCAGGATCAGCTATAATGGAAGTTGAGGTCCTAGACTGGTTAACATGGAAGTTGGAATTATTTATAACCAGTCAAAATAGCAATTGAGGCTGTTAAGGACTGGTTAACACTGTGGTTGAGATCAttaacctgtcagaatggcagtAAAGGTCACCCTGGTTGAGCAGTTGAGATCATCTGGACCATGATGGCTGAGGTTGAATGGAACTAGTCAACATGGAGATTGAGGTCATTTGTAACTAGTCAAATGGGAGTTGAGGTTATCCAGGATCTGACAACATAGTGTTTGAAATCACCAAGACTGACCAACCTTGCAGTTGAGTAGCTTTCCAACCAGCCAAGATGGTGGTTAAGGTGATGTCAGACCAGCTGCCATTGCAGTTGAGATTATCCATAACCACGCAAAATTACAGCTGAAGTCATCCAGACCTGGCCAACAAGGAGTTTGAGGTCATTAGGACCAGCCAATATGGTGGCTGAGGATATTCATAACCAGTCAATATGACAGTCAAGTTCATCCAGGATCAGTCAACATGAGTTAAGGTTCTACAGAAACAGCCAACATAGTAGTTGAGGTCATTCATAACCAGCTGACAAGTGAATCAAGGACAGTGAGAATCAGCCAATGTAGTGACTGAAGTTATTCAAGCTCCCTGGGCCCACCATACACTGTCACCCTGTCCCCAATGCACCAGATCACTatatccctctcttcttcccctcctccctaccAGACCTGCTCAACCACCATCTTCTAGATGATATCTTGTGTGCCAGGCAGGTGGTGTCCTCACAGAATGGTATGACTGCTTGGTAAGTTCATGGAGGTGTCTTGGACTCTGGGGAGCTGGGATAATGGCACTGCCACCCCACAAGCCTGTCCActtcatcctccctccctctcttcatttCCCAGGGATTCTTGGATCCGGCACTGCTACGGGCATGATTTATCTGAATGGCTCAAGGGATGTAATATGCATGCAAAACATGACTCAAAGAAAATTAAGTCATGACTCATTCCAAgagatagaaattttattttctcctttcttttctttcttctgtggatTTAATAGTGCTATCTAGATTTAATAGTGCTATCTATAAACAACATAAGAGGCCTCGGATGCCCAGCTCTTCATTTTCCCAATGGAGGTACCCCCATTTAATCACTTCCTCCAGATCACTTGGGGTGAAGGTAATAGCATAGCTTCTCCTGGGTTCAAATACCATCTTTACTACTTACTAGATGTGTTGCCTTGGGCAAGgcatttaatttctctgtgcctcagtttcctcatttgcaaaatgaggatgataatggTAGTAACTATTTCATGGGATTATTGGGAGCATTAAGTGAATTAATGTTTGTAAAGCTCATAAAATGCTTCATACACAAGTCAGTTACAGGTCTGGAGATAGAAGGGTGGCATGAGGGGCTATGAAAAGTGGCTTCCCTTAAAAAAGCATcacccggggcacctggatggctcagtcagttaggtgtccaactcttgatttcagctcaggtcatgatctcacagtagtgggattgaacccccacatcaggctccgtgctgggtgtggagcctgcttaagattctctctctctctctctctctctctctctctctctctctctctccctctactcctcccccacttgctctctctctctctctctctctctctctctctctcaaaaaagcatCACTCTCACTCGAAGTCACTACAGGGTCTTCAATTAAGGTAGATACAACTTCTCCAGGGAAAATAAGATTGGTTCCACTTTACATGAGAAGATCAGTGGGAATCAGTTGAAAGTATTCATACTGTCCTGCATCTTCCCATTCTACACTCAGCCCCCTACTCCCTCTTTGACCATAAGTACCCTAAATTTCAAATGATAGACTGGGAATTTAGGCCAGGAATTCAATGGATGCCCAAAGTAATAATTTCTTTTGACAGAATACCTGGATTTTGGTCTGTGTCTTGGGCAGAGAATTTTAGGAATTTAAACttgccattctttctctttgtaccAGCCCCATAAGAAGCAGCCACTCCTGGTCagggagcggggggtggggggaagtggtCCCTTATGTCTTTTGTACTCTTTGGTTGGGGGTGGATACTCAGCTACCCAAAGCcttgttttcagtgtttacttTATCCAAGGTAAGCAGATGATCATTAAAGCAGATATCCACCAATGTAAGAATGACCAAGCCCCCTTCCTTAATGCCAACTTGATTTCCCCTGCCTTTGGCCCCAATCAGATGACCAAATTTCGCATTTCCCCGGGGATCCATCCATAAAAGGTGCCGTCACTCTGGGTACcaatttttgtattcattaaaaGCAGCAGAAATAAACTCTGGTAGACTTAAGTAAAAAGCAGATCTCCTAAAAGCGTATCAGGTAGTTCCATAGTATTTCTGGAAAGACTGAATTCATGACCAAGCCCAGAATGGGGCAGGCGGGGAGGAGGTCCACACATAGAAATAAAGCCAAAATCTTGACTGTAGAACAGGCTGGAACAGAAATACTGGCATTATCAACTGTTACTACTTCTGGAACCTGGATTTGATGCCCTAGTGttgttttctttacattattCTGATTATGCATCCTTTCTAATAACATAACATTTATAGTATATTTATAATCACTGTTTCTTTAGTGGTTATCTTTAAATCTGTAACTTTGGTTACAGATATCACTTGGTAAACCCTTTTTTTCTTGTGGATGGCACTTATTCCCTATCATAGGAGACGTCAAAATAGCTATTCTTAATAGattttataggggtgcctgggtggctcagtcagttaagagtctgacttcatctcaggtcatgatctcatggttcatgggttca
This region of Acinonyx jubatus isolate Ajub_Pintada_27869175 chromosome X, VMU_Ajub_asm_v1.0, whole genome shotgun sequence genomic DNA includes:
- the LOC106988821 gene encoding sperm acrosome-associated protein 5-like, which gives rise to MKGFVTVKVTLAMLMAAIVDAKIYERCELALKLERAGLNSFKGYTVGDWLCMAHYESGFDTSFVDHNPDGSSEYGIFQLNSAWWCDNGITPTQNLCHMDCRDLLNHHLLDDILCARQVVSSQNGMTAWDSWIRHCYGHDLSEWLKGCNMHAKHDSKKIKS